The window TCCCGTTTCGAGCCCTACTGCTGGTTGCTGTGATCCCGGCACCTACCACTTCGATCGCGCCGCGATCGCGTGTGGATGTGACACAAACCGCAAGCAGGCGTCGGGATCGACTGAATACGCTTTCGAAATGGTTTTAACCGCAACGAGCGAAAGAGACCGATATAAGCGCCTCTGCGCGTGAGCTAAAACAATGAGCGAACGACACCAGAACCTGGCCATCATCGGCCACGTGGACCACGGGAAGAGTACGCTCGTGGGACGACTCCTCTACGAGACGGGGAGCGTACCCGAGCACGTCATCGAACAGCACCGCGAGGAAGCCGAAGAGAAGGGCAAGGGCGGCTTCGAGTTCGCCTACGTCATGGACAACCTCGCCGAAGAGCGCGAACGCGGTGTCACCATCGACATCGCCCACCAGGAGTTCTCCACCGACGAGTACGACTTCACCATCGTCGACTGTCCTGGTCACCGCGACTTCGTCAAGAACATGATCACGGGCGCATCCCAGGCGGACAACGCCGTCCTCGTCGTCGCCGCTGACGACGGTGTCGCGCCCCAGACCCAGGAGCACGTCTTCCTGGCTCGTACCCTCGGTATCGACGAGCTCATCATCGGCATCAACAAGATGGACGTCGTCGACTACGAGGAGTCGACGTACAACGAGGTCGTCGAAGAGGTCAACCAGCTGCTCCAGCAGGTCCAGTTCAACACCGACGACGCCTCGTTCATCCCGATCTCGGCGTTCGAGGGCGACAACATCGCCGAGCGCTCGGACAACACGCCGTGGTACGACGGCGAAATCCTGCTCGAGGCCCTGAACGACCTGCCCGAGCCGGAGCCGCCGACGGACGCGCCGCTCCGACTCCCGATTCAGGACGTCTACACCATCTCGGGTATCGGTACCGTCCCCGTCGGACGTATCGAGACCGGTGTCATGCAGACCGGCGACGACGTCTCCTTCCAGCCCAGCGACGTGGGCGGCGAGGTCAAGACGATCGAGATGCACCACGAGGAAGTGCCGAAGGCCGAGCCCGGTGACAACGTCGGGTTCAACGTCCGCGGCATCGGCAAGGACGACATCCGCCGCGGTGACGTCTGCGGTCCCGCAGACGACCCGCCGTCCGTCGCCGAGACCTTCCAGGCACAGATCGTCGTCATGCAGCACCCGTCCGTGATCACGGCGGGCTACACGCCGGTCTTCCACGCTCACACGGCTCAGGTCGCCTGTACGATCGAGTCCATCGACAAGAAGATGGACCCCTCGAGCGGCGAAGTCGCCGAGGAGAACCCCGACTTCATCCAGTCGGGCGACGCCGCGGTCGTCACCATCCGACCGCAGAAGCCGCTCAGCATCGAGCCGTCCAGTGAGATCCCCGAACTCGGGAGCTTCGCCATCCGCGACATGGGTCAGACCATCGCGGCCGGCAAGGTCCTCGAGGTCAACGAGAAGTAATAAATGCAGCAGGCACGCGTTCGACTCGCGGGCACGAGTCCCGACGACCTCGACGACATCTGCGACGACGTCCGCGAGATCGCGAACAACACCGGCGTCAACCTGAGCGGTCCGATCCCGCTGCCGACAAAGACCCTCGAGGTGCCGACCCGGAAGTCGCCTGACGGCGAGGGCACCGCGACGTGGGAGCACTGGGAGATGCGCGTCCACAAGCGCCTGATCGATCTGGACGCCGACGAACGCGCACTCCGACAGCTCATGCGCATCCAGGTGCCGAACGACGTCTCGATCGAGATCGTCCTCGAAGACTAACGGACTCGAGGCACTCCGGATCGAGACCGAGAGCCGATCGCGATTCGCGTTCGGCTCCGGGTTGCAGTTCATTCACTTTCATCGCGTTATTTTTCGATCCCGTCGAGCGGCGCGTCCATCGTGTGTTGCTCGAGACGCGTCTCGAGGCCGCATCTCGAGGACAGGAGATGACTCGAATCAGCACTTGTCCCTCGAGTCGTAGCACAACTGAATACCGCCGCGGGGACTTTTGGTGCGTCCCGTCCCAGTACTCGGTATGGCGAATCGACCGCGTTCGCGATCCCGCGCCGACTCCCGATCGGGGCTCGCGCCCGATGCGACGGACGGGCCACCGTCGGGCTCGAGCAGTCCCATCGTCGAACTGCTGGGGATTTTCGTCCTCGTGTTTGTACTCCAGACGGTGACGGCGCTGATCGGCGTCGGCGTGATGGCCGGGTTGTTCGTCCTCGCGCCGCCCCTGACGACGAACCCGTGGACGATCGTCACGAGCGTCTACGCGCACGGCGGGCTCGGTCACCTAGTTTCGAACAGTGTCGCGCTGGTCGTCTTCGGCTGGCCGGTCGCGCGAGCGACGACGCGCCTCCGCTTTCACGTCTTCTTCGCCGTGACGGGCGCGATCGCCGGCGTTTCGCAGATCGTCCTCAGCGGCGCGTTCGCCGGACTGCCGTTCGTCGGGGACTGGTTCGCAGTCCGGCCCGTCCTCGGCGCCAGCGGCGCCGTCTTCGCGCTGCTGGGCTATCTGATCGCCTCGAACCGACTCTCGACCGGACTGGCCTCGTTCGTCGACGTTCCCGACTGGGTCTCGGCGCTGGTCTTCCTCGGGCTCGCCGTCGCGGTCACGCTGGCGACCGCCGCACCGGGCGTCGCCCTGCTGGCGCACTTCGCCGGCTTCCTGGTCGGGCTGGTCGCCGGCCGACTCCGCGTGCTGCAGGTCGGGTCTCGAGCAGGGAATGGCCCGACGGTGTGAGCGCGAGGAACTCGAGTACCGCGTCTCGAGCGGGGGTCGGTGCCGCTATTGACGCCGACCAGTGATGGCGGAAGGTTTTTGCGCGTTTTCTGTGTCGGTAGCCAACAGGTTGGATTCGATGAACGACCTCCGGCTTCGGTGTTCGTTGCTGGTACGGATGGGCGTCGCCGTCGGCGTCCTCGCGACGCTGTCGATCGTCGTCGCGCTGATCGGCGGTCTCTGCGGGGGACTGTTGGGACTCGCCGTCTGGGACTGGATCGCCACCGGACTCGAGGCCGTCGCGAGCTTCCCCGGAATCAGCGACGTGGTGGGCGTCTCGGCGCCGGTCGCGGCGCTTCTCGCCGCGCTCGCCCTGGTGGTCGTCATCAACTGGTGGCCCCTGCTCACCCGCTATACGCCCGTCGAGCACCTGTTCCAGCCGACTGCAGCGTCGTTGGTCGCGACGGCGGCGGTGCTCGGCTGTCTGTACCTCGCGGTCGTCGAAGGCAGTGCTGCGGTGACGTCGGCGATCGTTGCCGTACTCTCACCGATCCAGCGGGTCCTGCTCGGACTCGGCCTGAGCGGCCCGCTCGTCGTCGTGCTGCTGGTCGCCGGCGCGCGGCGGGAGGTCCGCGACCTGCGGGCGCAACTGGTCGACGATAGCGTTCCCGCCGCGGAGGCCGACCCGGAACTCGAGGCCACCGTCCGGCGACTCGCGCAGCTCGCGAGCGTACCCGCGCCCGACGTGTACGTCACTGACGCCGACCGGCCGGAGTCGTTCACCCTCGGCAGCGGCGACTCGGCCGTCGTCGTGGTCTCGACGGGGCTGTGCGAACGCCTCGCGGACGACGAACTCGAGGCCGTGTTGGCCCACGAAGTCAGCCACCTCGCGAACCTCGACAGTCGGATCGTGGCGGCCGCGATCGTGCCGGTGATCATCGCCGACGCCTGGATCGACCCCGACGCGAGCGATCCGGGCGATCTGTTCTGGAACGCGGTCTTCCGCGCGCTGAAACGCTACGGCCAGTTCGGCGTCGCCGTCCTCTCGCGGGGCCGGGAGTGGCACGCCGACGCCGGCGCCGCCGCGCTCGCATCGCCCGCGGCGCTCGCCAGCGCGCTCGAGACGCTGACCGACGCCAGACAGGTTCCCGAAACGGACCTACGGGAGTGGGAGGGGGCGATGGTTGCGTTGGATATTCTCCCGCCCGCGCTCGAGGAGCAGGGGACGGGACCGTTCCGGACGCATCCGTCGACGGCGGCGCGGATCCGGCGATTGCAGCGGCTGGCGGCGGAGTCCTGAGTCACAGAAGCCTCCGGCGGCGAGCAACGAGGCTGTGCGTGGCATTCACGAAACTGTGACGAAACACAAGGTACAAATAGAAACCCGAGTTAGAAAGGGGCGAGGGCTCGTAGATCAGTGGCAGATCGCTTCCTTCGCAAGGAAGAGGCCCCGGGTTCAAATCCCGGCGAGTCCACTCACGTTTTGCACGGTTTCGAATTGTCCCGATAGTCGCTGTTGTAGCGGCTAATGCGGAATTATGCAATAGTCGATTTAGCGTACAAACCCCCTCTCAGAATCGAGTGATTGCCGGTGCGGGATTCGCCCGGACGCCGTCCCACGATTACAGCGAAGGAAATCGGGGGTGGTTGGCGTGACGGTCGCACCGTGGCCGTCGGCCGGACAATCGACATGTCTTCATTGTGATTCGTTCGTCACCGACCGGTTCGGTCGCGTCTTCGGTGATGAAAGTGACCGCGTTCACCGCTGTCCCGAGTGCGATACTTACGCTCGGTTGACCCGTGGGTCCGCTGCTGGAAAAGACGTCGAGATACCGGACCCGGAAACGTCGCCCGGTCGGCACGGGGGTGAGGTCGATGTCTGAGGACGGTACTGAGCGCTACCGAGTCGGTGACGCGCTGGCCGAGCTGCGCTCGCTCGACGAGTCCGCTGCAGTGGTATGTCTCGACGACGCCTGGGCGCGGCCTGGTCGGCAAGGCGCGTTCGGCGTCGAGTACCCGACCCACGACTTCGAGACGACTGCAGAGATCGTCGACGTAGCCTGGGACGCTCTGCAGGACGGTGGTTGGCTGATCGCCGACGCCGACGACTGGCTTGCACCACGGTTGGAGACGTACATCCGCGAGGAGTTCGGCGATGTGAGTGCGTGGTATGAGGGCGGCGGCTACCGTCGCCGCGGTGGGGTAACCTACGTCGACGTAGGTGGCGATCCCGACACCAGCACACCCGGCCAGTATCTCTCAAACGGCGGCTACCCTGTCATCTTTGCCCACAAGGGCGAGACGGATCGCCGGACGACCGCGAGTGCCCGTCAGGTTGCACGCCACCCGCGGCGTGTCGAGGACGGCTACCCCTACGGCTGGGGGAGCGTAAAGCCGATCGGCCCGTATCGCGCATGGATCGAGGGCCTGACTGAGCCTGGTGAGACAGTTGTCGTGCCGTGCGCAGGAACCGCGCCGGCTGCCATCGCAGCGGAGCAGTTGGGGCGTGAGTGGATCGCTATTGACTCCGAGTCCGAGGCCCGCGAGGCCTACCTGCAGCGGCGGGCGGCTTTCCGCGAGGAAAACGAACAGACGACGCTCGTCGACGTAGTCGCAGACGGTGGGCACTCAGTAGACGCGGGAATCGATCATTCACGATTACAAGGGGGTGGCTCAGACCGATGAGGGAGTGTCCGGTCTGCGACGCCGAGAGCGCGACGGTCTACCGCTGTTCGGAGTGCGGGGCCGACCTCGTCGGTCGGGCTGACTCCGAGGAGGACCGGAGGCGATAGCCCGTGACGGACCTGATAGCCTGCGGTCGTGAGCCGCGGGACCCAGCAGCGGGTGACGGTGACGAGTTAGTCGATCAGGAGGGTCGGCGATGACGCAAGTCGAGACAACGCCTCACGAGAGTGAGGGGCGCTGGAAATGGCCCGACTGGGGCCGCGGTCCGTACGATGCACTGTCGTCGGTGATGCTCGGCCCACCGTTCGAGGGATACCTGGAGCTGGACATCGAGATCGACGGGGAGCCCTGGCACCTCGAGGTCAGTTACAGCAAGTCGGGGTTCGCGCCGCGACTGTCGGACGGAATCAACGCCGAGCGGCTCTACGAGTGGGATATCCGCGGTCGTGGACGTGGCGAGCGAAAGGCCTCGTACAATATCTCGCCGCGGTTCCCGAACATGCGCCACTGGGAGACCGGCGAGCCGGTGAATCTCCCCTGGGAGAATCAGGTCGGCGAGGTCGACGGCGTCGACGTCGAGTTCCACGTCAGTAACATCGAGCCCGACCACGGTCTCGAGTTGCTGCCGGAGTTCTTCGCAGCGATCTTCGAGCACGCCGAAGAGCGCGTGCATCCGGAGTACTTCCGGACAGACCCGCACCCGGCGAGTCGGATGTGGGCATACGAGCGGTACGTCCGTATCCGTCGACAGTGGGCCGAAAAGCTCGCGTCGGCCGGTGTCCTACAGAAGGTGGTTCACTTTCTCTCCGACCTCGAGGGAGTGAAGGCGGAACTGCATCTCGACAACGAGGAAGTGATCAACCACCAGAACCGGCTGATGCTCGATCCTACGTCGGCTGCGAAGCTACTGCCGGGCCACACCTACGGACGGAAGTTCGAGATCTACCAGCTGGCCGACCCGGACGCGGTCTCGAAAGATCATCCGTCGTACCATCCGAAGGTGGAGGTGCTGGTGAACAAGTCGAATAACGACGGCGAGGCATGGGCATGGGCTGATCGCCACGAGGTGACCCAGCAGATTGAGGAGACGCTGTTGAACGCACTTCACTGGGAAGACATCCCGCTCAGTCCCGACGGGAACGACGTGTACGTACCGGACGATCACTTCGACGCCGTCGCTCGAGACGAGCAGGTAGAACTCTACGAAGATCCGACACCGCGCCTTGAGGCGAAGACGGACCACTTGTTGATGACGACGCTGCGGGACATGGGCGAGACCGCCCGCGAGGTGACCGAGACGGTCGCGACCGACGGCGGTGGGAACGTCGACGAACTCGCAGACGAGTTGGGCAAGCACCCGGCGACGATCTACCGCGCGATCGAAGATCTTGGCGACATCCTCGAGCTCGACCAGGGCGAGATTTCGTTCCGGGCACGGAAGTACCAGGAGGAGTTGCGCGCACTCGTCGAGTCCGCTGAGTACGCCATCGAGAGCTTTGCCGATCGAATTCAGCACGTAATGGGCCTGGCCGATCACATTGCCGAGTCGTCACCGTTCCAGCAGTGGTTGGCCGAGAATGGTGCCGAGATCGAATTCGACGAGCATGGGAATCCGAAGCGACTCCGAATCGACGCGATTCTCTCGCTGCTGAAGCACGATAGCTTCGAGAACGCTCGTGCGGTCGCACAGGAAGCGATCGACGCCTGGCGGCACTCAGGGAACGACGTAGTTCCGTTCAGCAAGGTGTCGATGGTCTGGCGGACACCTGAAGGCGGCCGCGACAGCCACCGCGTGGGTTCGCTCGCCGACTGGTAGAACCGCCCTCGTGAGTGGCAACACTCTCCTGACACCTGTTTTCAGCAACTTTGCTTGTGTAATAGCGACTGTCAGTCAATTCTGGTTGTAGTTTCGACCTCGAGGGAGGTGCCGCCGGCGCGATCACGCCGGCTCGCCTGCGGGGCAGTTTCGCGCTGCGCGCGAAACGCCCCTTGGCGGGTGTCGCCAAGGCGACAGCGCCAAAAAATTACAGCGCCCAGCCCCCGCTTCCGCATGATTTCCAGTTGAAGCACATGAAACGAGGGTTCTGTGATTATACTATCTCTGATAATTTTAAAGATTCACCAGTGCCCGATAGCGTTACTACTCTCCCTCAATAGCGTCTTCAATAATCTCGATCTCTTCGTCAGTCAGTCCGTACAACTCGTACACGATCTCGTCGATCAATTCATCCGTCCGCTCAATCTTCTCGTCAAGTTCATCGGCGCGTGCCTTGGTCTCGAGGTAGCTCTCGAGGCCGTCGCGGACATCGTCGATGGCGGGGAGAGTGAGTTTCCGGAGGCGGTCGACGAGCGAGTTGTTCTTGGTGGCGGTTTCGCGAAAGTTCGCGAAGCCGCCAGCCTCGTCGACGGCCACGGGGACGAACGCCTCAATCAGGTCGGCCTCGGTTTCGGAGAGGTCCGAGATCCGCAGGGCCGGTAGGGGTTCGGTTTCGGTGTAGCCCCACTGGTCAGTTTCGTACTCGTCCTCGTCTTCGGGTTTGTAGCGGGCGGTGAGTCGGATCTCGAGGGAGGTTGGGGATTCGCGGACGATCTCACAGTTTCCAACTCGGAGTTTCTCGCGATCCTCGGCAGTATCGGTGAGGAGGGAGTCGGCCGCTCCCTCTGGGGGCTGTGCGAGGCCGATGCTGGAGAGGGTTTGACCTTGGGAGTAAGACCCAAGATGGTCGAGCAAACTGAGGTTGAGGGCATCGTAATCCGTGGCAAGTCGTTCCATTTTCTCTGCATTCTCAACCAAATCCGAATGGTGGTATTCCGAAGGAAGTGGGAACTCCACAGCGTCTTGAATCAGGATCTTCTGGAATGTGTCTTTGTTTTCATCGAGGAACCGCTTACGATGGTAGAACGTCATCAGTTTCGAATTGATAATCGCCGTGAGTGACCTGGCTCGTTCTTCGGCGTTCTCATCTCCTTTCGGGAGCAGCACGAATCCTACCTGCGTGTGGAAGAGTTCAGTATCCGAATAGGCGGCGTAAATGCCGCGACCTTCTGTCGAAACAATCTGACGAATGACACAACGAGGTTTAGTAAAGAACCGCTTCTCCCGTTCTGAACCCAACCAGTCTCCATATTTTATCCATTCTCCTCCCTTCCATGTCAATCGATATCGATTAATCCCTTTCCCCGTCGTGATAGGATAGTGCTGCTCTGTTTCCTTCTCATCTGAATGAAAGACCCGGTTTTCAATTTGCTCTTCGGTGTGTCCCTGATGTTTATCGTATGGGGTGAGTCCCAAACATGATTCGAACTCATCGCCGATCGTACCATCTATGGCCTCGATCTGCTGTATTACTTGCCGTTCGGATTCGGATGTGAATATGTCGAAGATGAGATCGTCGGTCTCTTTCCACCGGCTGATGTCTGTTTCATATACATCGGCAGCTGGTCCCGGAATATCGGAAATTTCAGCATCACGAGGGAAGTTTATCGTGTTAACAATATTGCTGCCGTTTTGACTCATCTGTGTGAGTAGAATCGCCGTCTCCATTGTAACATTTGAAAAGATTCCATCGGGAAGACGGACAATCGTCTCGATACTGTGGTTCTCCAAAATATGCTCTCGCAGCGGTTGATACGAACTTTGAGTCAGATAGGAGTTTGGAGTGATAAATCCAAATACCGAATCAGGGCCCAACAGCGTTGTCGATCGCTCAATAAACGCAGCATAAATGTTCACTCTGTTGAAACTGGTATTAAATAGCTCAAAGAGGACTTCGGGCTCCCGTAACCCCTTTACGTCGACCCATGGTGGGTTCCCAATCACCGCATCGAACCCAGCATCTGCCCGCTTCTCCCCATCGTCATCGAAGAACACCTCGGGGTACTCCAACTCCCAGTGGAAGAAGGACTCGTCGCCGCTCATCGCCTGCGCTGTCTGGAACCACGGCTCTTCGGCCACCTCGGCCCACGCCTCGTCGTCGTCGATCGCCCGGGCCAGCCGCTCGTAGGCCCCCTCGGGCACGTCTAGATCGAACTGCTCGGCGGTGTGGACGTTTGCCACCTCGAACAGCCGCTGGTAGAACGGGTCGGTCCGCACCTCGTCGTAGATCTCCTCCATCGACTTGACGTCCTCGAGCGACTCATTGTCGATCTCGAGCAGCTCCTGCATACGCTCCATGACGTGTTCCAGCGTGTCCTGGCGGACCCGCGCCAGCGCCTGCTGCAGCGTCAACTGCCCGTCGCCCTCGGCCGCGTCGCTCGAGAGCACCTCGGTCACGTCCGAGCCGACCAGCGAGTTGCCCGCCTTGAGGTGGTGATCGAGGAAGGCTAGCGGCTGATCCGCGGCGAGCGTCTCGAGCCACATCGAGAGCTTCGCGAGTTCGACCGCCATCCCGTTCAGGTCGACGCCGTAGATACACTCCTTGGCCACGTCCCGGCGCACCCGCTGCTCGTCGAAGGCCGTCGCCTCCTCGAGTTCGCGTACCTCTTCCATGACCTGCTGGGCCAGGTACTCCGTCGCCCGCGTGAGGAAGTGCCCGCTGCCCATCGCCGGATCCAGCAGCTTCAGGTCCGTCACCCGCCGGTAGAACGCACCCAGATACTCGTGGGTGCCGGGCTCGAAGCCCTGCTCTGTGAGGTCGGCCTTGATCTCGTCGACCAGCGGCCCGACCGTCTCCTCGACGATGTAGGTCACCACGTAGTCCGGCGTGTAGTAAGCCCCCGTGGCCTTGCGCTCGCCCTCGTCGTTGACGACGTAGAGCCCGCCCTCGTCGACAGTTTCGACCGCCTCCGCGACCGACACCTCCGTGGCAGGCTTCCAGACCTGCCCGCCGTCTTCCGCGACCGCCGCGTACGTCTCGGGAGCGATCCGGAACTGATGCTCGAGCAGTCCCTCGTAGACGCTGCCAAGATGCCGCGTGTCGAGGTCGGCGTAGTCGGCCAGCACGTACCGGCCCTCGTCGTTCTCGGTTGTCGAAATTCGGTAGATGACCTCCGCAAGATAGCGGTTGCTGACCTCGTGGTCAGCCAAAAAGTCGTGTTCGTCCCGATTGAACAGTCCACCATTGTACGGCGGAATCCCCAGCGATTCCTCGCCTTCGTCGATCAACCGGAACAGGTCCTCGAGCCGACTCCACATCGTCGTGGAGTGTTCGCTATAGGCGTCGTCGAATCCCTCGTCGACCTCGCCGATCTCCTCGTGGATCTCGAGCCGGAGTTCGTTGAGGCTAAAGTTCTCCTCGTACTCCGTAACGGCGTCCCCGCCTTCGGGGTGGATCAGCCCGCGCGATTCGGCGTAGAGGACGAACATCAACCGGTATAGCAAGACGAGCGACTGCTCTTTCAGCTCCGCGAGCGCGTCGTCGTCCTCGGGCTCGATCGCGAGGTCGTTCGTCTCGGCGAAGCCCCGACCCAACACTCGCAACGCGGTGAAGACGTTGTCCTGTAGGTCTTCCCCCAACTCTTGAGCGACCGTCTCGCTCTCTGAGCGGACTGAATCGAGAAAAGTCGTCCCGCCCGACTCGCGGAAGGCTTCCGGCCGGAAGAACAGGTAGAAGTACTTGAACGCCTCGAGGTCGTCTTGCTCGAGCAGTTCCGGCAGGTCGATCTCGTAGTAGGTCTGGGTCTCGTAATCCTTCGTCCCGTAGAGCCGCCACTTGCGGCCGTTGGTCAGGATCCCCCACTGGATCCGTTCAGGCGTCCGCTCGAGGTAGTGTTTGATCTGGTGGGAAGCGTTGCGGTATGGTCGCTGATCGCTGAAGCGAGTCGTGAAATCAGCGTCCCACTGCTTCGCCTCAACCAGTCCCACCCCGCGGTCGAACAGGTCGGTCGTGTCCTCAGTACTCAGGTAGACCTCCGCCGCGTCACGGCGTGCCTCGGTGTCCTCGAACAGCAACACGTCGACATACCCCCCGCCCTCGGGCAGCGTCGTCTCGACGTTCGTTCCGAACCCCAGAATCTCGAGGACCTCGTCGATCCAGTTGTCGATCAACGGGTCTTCCTTGTAGCCGTCGACCAGTCCCGACTCGAGGTCCCACAGTTCTTGCAGGTCTTCGAGAGCCTCGCTTGCGGCGGCATCGCAGTCCCACTCCTCGCGATCTTCGATTCGTTCGTCAAGATAGTACCCGGAAAAGAGATTTGAATTGGTGTACGGCCGCTTCGACAGCGTCGCCTGACTCATGATACGCATGACCTTGAATTGTCACACTAAGAAACCACTGGTAGAACCTGACCGCCTGGGGCTGCACCTCGACAGAATCCATTTCCTGAATATGCACACGAGTTAGGCAGCGCTGTATGCATATTGCTCGGCGATCGCCGTGACGATCCCGTTGACTACTCTGGTAGAGTGATAGAAATACCT is drawn from Halopiger aswanensis and contains these coding sequences:
- the tuf gene encoding translation elongation factor EF-1 subunit alpha, which produces MSERHQNLAIIGHVDHGKSTLVGRLLYETGSVPEHVIEQHREEAEEKGKGGFEFAYVMDNLAEERERGVTIDIAHQEFSTDEYDFTIVDCPGHRDFVKNMITGASQADNAVLVVAADDGVAPQTQEHVFLARTLGIDELIIGINKMDVVDYEESTYNEVVEEVNQLLQQVQFNTDDASFIPISAFEGDNIAERSDNTPWYDGEILLEALNDLPEPEPPTDAPLRLPIQDVYTISGIGTVPVGRIETGVMQTGDDVSFQPSDVGGEVKTIEMHHEEVPKAEPGDNVGFNVRGIGKDDIRRGDVCGPADDPPSVAETFQAQIVVMQHPSVITAGYTPVFHAHTAQVACTIESIDKKMDPSSGEVAEENPDFIQSGDAAVVTIRPQKPLSIEPSSEIPELGSFAIRDMGQTIAAGKVLEVNEK
- the rpsJ gene encoding 30S ribosomal protein S10, producing the protein MQQARVRLAGTSPDDLDDICDDVREIANNTGVNLSGPIPLPTKTLEVPTRKSPDGEGTATWEHWEMRVHKRLIDLDADERALRQLMRIQVPNDVSIEIVLED
- a CDS encoding rhomboid family intramembrane serine protease, producing MANRPRSRSRADSRSGLAPDATDGPPSGSSSPIVELLGIFVLVFVLQTVTALIGVGVMAGLFVLAPPLTTNPWTIVTSVYAHGGLGHLVSNSVALVVFGWPVARATTRLRFHVFFAVTGAIAGVSQIVLSGAFAGLPFVGDWFAVRPVLGASGAVFALLGYLIASNRLSTGLASFVDVPDWVSALVFLGLAVAVTLATAAPGVALLAHFAGFLVGLVAGRLRVLQVGSRAGNGPTV
- a CDS encoding M48 family metallopeptidase; translation: MNDLRLRCSLLVRMGVAVGVLATLSIVVALIGGLCGGLLGLAVWDWIATGLEAVASFPGISDVVGVSAPVAALLAALALVVVINWWPLLTRYTPVEHLFQPTAASLVATAAVLGCLYLAVVEGSAAVTSAIVAVLSPIQRVLLGLGLSGPLVVVLLVAGARREVRDLRAQLVDDSVPAAEADPELEATVRRLAQLASVPAPDVYVTDADRPESFTLGSGDSAVVVVSTGLCERLADDELEAVLAHEVSHLANLDSRIVAAAIVPVIIADAWIDPDASDPGDLFWNAVFRALKRYGQFGVAVLSRGREWHADAGAAALASPAALASALETLTDARQVPETDLREWEGAMVALDILPPALEEQGTGPFRTHPSTAARIRRLQRLAAES
- a CDS encoding DUF7563 family protein, which gives rise to MVGVTVAPWPSAGQSTCLHCDSFVTDRFGRVFGDESDRVHRCPECDTYARLTRGSAAGKDVEIPDPETSPGRHGGEVDV
- a CDS encoding DUF7845 domain-containing protein, with the translated sequence MTQVETTPHESEGRWKWPDWGRGPYDALSSVMLGPPFEGYLELDIEIDGEPWHLEVSYSKSGFAPRLSDGINAERLYEWDIRGRGRGERKASYNISPRFPNMRHWETGEPVNLPWENQVGEVDGVDVEFHVSNIEPDHGLELLPEFFAAIFEHAEERVHPEYFRTDPHPASRMWAYERYVRIRRQWAEKLASAGVLQKVVHFLSDLEGVKAELHLDNEEVINHQNRLMLDPTSAAKLLPGHTYGRKFEIYQLADPDAVSKDHPSYHPKVEVLVNKSNNDGEAWAWADRHEVTQQIEETLLNALHWEDIPLSPDGNDVYVPDDHFDAVARDEQVELYEDPTPRLEAKTDHLLMTTLRDMGETAREVTETVATDGGGNVDELADELGKHPATIYRAIEDLGDILELDQGEISFRARKYQEELRALVESAEYAIESFADRIQHVMGLADHIAESSPFQQWLAENGAEIEFDEHGNPKRLRIDAILSLLKHDSFENARAVAQEAIDAWRHSGNDVVPFSKVSMVWRTPEGGRDSHRVGSLADW
- a CDS encoding Eco57I restriction-modification methylase domain-containing protein gives rise to the protein MSQATLSKRPYTNSNLFSGYYLDERIEDREEWDCDAAASEALEDLQELWDLESGLVDGYKEDPLIDNWIDEVLEILGFGTNVETTLPEGGGYVDVLLFEDTEARRDAAEVYLSTEDTTDLFDRGVGLVEAKQWDADFTTRFSDQRPYRNASHQIKHYLERTPERIQWGILTNGRKWRLYGTKDYETQTYYEIDLPELLEQDDLEAFKYFYLFFRPEAFRESGGTTFLDSVRSESETVAQELGEDLQDNVFTALRVLGRGFAETNDLAIEPEDDDALAELKEQSLVLLYRLMFVLYAESRGLIHPEGGDAVTEYEENFSLNELRLEIHEEIGEVDEGFDDAYSEHSTTMWSRLEDLFRLIDEGEESLGIPPYNGGLFNRDEHDFLADHEVSNRYLAEVIYRISTTENDEGRYVLADYADLDTRHLGSVYEGLLEHQFRIAPETYAAVAEDGGQVWKPATEVSVAEAVETVDEGGLYVVNDEGERKATGAYYTPDYVVTYIVEETVGPLVDEIKADLTEQGFEPGTHEYLGAFYRRVTDLKLLDPAMGSGHFLTRATEYLAQQVMEEVRELEEATAFDEQRVRRDVAKECIYGVDLNGMAVELAKLSMWLETLAADQPLAFLDHHLKAGNSLVGSDVTEVLSSDAAEGDGQLTLQQALARVRQDTLEHVMERMQELLEIDNESLEDVKSMEEIYDEVRTDPFYQRLFEVANVHTAEQFDLDVPEGAYERLARAIDDDEAWAEVAEEPWFQTAQAMSGDESFFHWELEYPEVFFDDDGEKRADAGFDAVIGNPPWVDVKGLREPEVLFELFNTSFNRVNIYAAFIERSTTLLGPDSVFGFITPNSYLTQSSYQPLREHILENHSIETIVRLPDGIFSNVTMETAILLTQMSQNGSNIVNTINFPRDAEISDIPGPAADVYETDISRWKETDDLIFDIFTSESERQVIQQIEAIDGTIGDEFESCLGLTPYDKHQGHTEEQIENRVFHSDEKETEQHYPITTGKGINRYRLTWKGGEWIKYGDWLGSEREKRFFTKPRCVIRQIVSTEGRGIYAAYSDTELFHTQVGFVLLPKGDENAEERARSLTAIINSKLMTFYHRKRFLDENKDTFQKILIQDAVEFPLPSEYHHSDLVENAEKMERLATDYDALNLSLLDHLGSYSQGQTLSSIGLAQPPEGAADSLLTDTAEDREKLRVGNCEIVRESPTSLEIRLTARYKPEDEDEYETDQWGYTETEPLPALRISDLSETEADLIEAFVPVAVDEAGGFANFRETATKNNSLVDRLRKLTLPAIDDVRDGLESYLETKARADELDEKIERTDELIDEIVYELYGLTDEEIEIIEDAIEGE